A window of Castanea sativa cultivar Marrone di Chiusa Pesio chromosome 1, ASM4071231v1 contains these coding sequences:
- the LOC142617415 gene encoding uncharacterized protein LOC142617415 — protein MAINRDSTPPPMIGKIGPYTVFMTPPSTPSPKPFQQPVFDSPKKIVVPPPPPVQPPPQQFTKSLQSPHSNDSVVGFFKNAVTKVQNAHSSLDDHLARWFGLNQSKYQWALDDYYESKGLEKGDAKAKDLSSKIQSV, from the exons ATGGCTATCAACAGAGACTCAACGCCTCCACCGATGATCGGCAAAATTGGACCATACACTGTGTTCATGACCCCACCATCCACTCCTTCCCCAAAGCCTTTTCAGCAACCTGTCTTCGATTCACCCAAGAAGATCGTGGTTCCTCCGCCGCCGCCGGTGCAGCCTCCGCCGCAACAGTTCACTAAGTCTCTTCAGTCCCCACATTCCAATGACTCTGTTGTTGGTTTCTTCAAGAATGCTGTCACCAAGGTCCAAAATG CACATTCAAGTTTGGATGACCATTTGGCGCGGTGGTTTGGGTTGAACCAGTCCAAGTATCAATGGGCGCTAGATGATTATTATGAGAGCAAGGGATTG GAAAAGGGGGATGCAAAAGCTAAAGATTTATCTAGCAAAATACAGAGTGTGTAA